Proteins co-encoded in one Brassica oleracea var. oleracea cultivar TO1000 chromosome C4, BOL, whole genome shotgun sequence genomic window:
- the LOC106340779 gene encoding germin-like protein subfamily 1 member 11 has product MAMKNLSFLAVLSLLALTLPLAIASDPSPLQDFCVGVNTPSDGVFVNGKFCKDPKLVTVDDFFMAGLQNARPVANVVGSNVTAVNVNNLPGLNTLGISLVRIDYGVNGQNPPHTHPRATEILYVGHGKLLVGFVTSNGDGNRLFTKTLNEGDVFVFPEGLICYELTIIHFQFNVGRFPAFALAALSSQNPGVVTIANSVFGSNPAIDPNVLARAFQLDPKVIMDLQAKF; this is encoded by the exons ATGGCCATGAAGAATCTCTCATTTCTTGCAGTCCTATCTCTCCTAGCTTTAACTCTTCCATTAGCCATTGCTTCTGACCCAAGCCCCCTTCAAGACTTCTGCGTCGGCGTCAACACCCCATCAGATGGTG TGTTTGTGAATGGAAAGTTCTGCAAAGACCCAAAGCTCGTCACCGTGGATGACTTCTTTATGGCAGGGCTTCAAAATGCAAGACCCGTAGCTAATGTAGTCGGGTCGAATGTCACAGCCGTTAATGTTAACAACCTTCCAGGGTTAAACACCCTTGGAATCTCGCTTGTCCGCATAGATTATGGAGTAAATGGACAAAACCCACCTCACACCCACCCACGTGCTACCGAGATCCTCTATGTTGGACATGGAAAACTTCTTGTAGGATTTGTCACATCGAACGGAGATGGAAACCGTCTGTTCACAAAAACACTCAACGAGGGTGATGTATTTGTGTTTCCAGAAGGACTAATTTGTTATGAACTAAC CATAATTCATTTCCAATTCAATGTGGGACGTTTTCCTGCGTTTGCATTGGCTGCTCTGAGCAGCCAAAACCCAGGTGTTGTCACTATTGCCAACTCTGTGTTTGGGTCTAACCCTGCGATTGACCCAAATGTTCTTGCAAGAGCATTTCAGTTGGATCCAAAGGTGATCATGGATCTACAGGCCAAATTCTGA
- the LOC106339725 gene encoding cytochrome P450 85A1 — translation MGIVMVMIGFLFVLVLLCSALLRWNEMRYSKTNLPPGTMGWPIFGETTEFLKQGPDFMRNQRLRYGSFFKSHLLGCPTLVSMDTEINRYILKNESKGLVPGYPQSMLDILGTCNMAAVHGSSHRLMRGSLLSLISSTMMRDQILPKVDYFMRSYLGQWSELGNVDIQDKTKHMAFLSSLSQIAGNLRKPLVEEFKNEFFKLVVGTLSVPVDLPGTNYRCGIQARKNIDRLLSELMQERKDSGETFTDMLGYLMKKEDNRYPLTDEEIRDQVVTILYSGYETVSTTSMMALKYLYDHPKALEELRKEHLTIRERKRQDDPLDLENVKSMKFTRAVILETSRLATIVNGVLRKTTRDMEINGYLIPKGWRIYVYTREINYDTNLYKDPLIFNPWRWMEKSLESQNSCFVFGGGTRLCPGKELGIVEISSFLHYFVTRYRWEEMGGDKLMVFPRVFAPKGFHLRISPY, via the exons ATGGGAATAGTGATGGTGATGATTGGTTTTCTCTTTGTCCTCGTTTTGCTCTGTTCTGCGCTGCTCCGATGGAACGAAATGCGATACAGCAAGACTAATCTCCCTCCTGGAACCATGGGGTGGCCAATCTTTGGCGAAACAACCGAGTTCCTCAAACAAGGCCCTGACTTCATGAGAAACCAAAGACTCAG ATATGGGAGTTTCTTCAAATCGCATCTTCTTGGTTGTCCAACTTTAGTGTCGATGGACACAGAGATCAACAGATACATATTAAAGAACGAATCGAAAGGTTTGGTTCCTGGTTATCCACAATCGATGCTTGACATTCTCGGGACTTGCAACATGGCTGCGGTTCATGGTTCGAGCCACCGCCTTATGAGAGGCTCGCTTCTTTCACTCATAAGCTCAACCATGATGAGAGATCAAATCTTGCCCAAAGTCGATTACTTCATGAGAAGTTATCTTGGTCAGTGGAGTGAGCTTGGGAATGTTGATATCCAGGATAAGACCAAACAT ATGGCGTTTTTATCTTCTTTGTCACAAATCGCTGGAAATTTAAGAAAGCCACTCGTTGAAGAATTCAAAAATGAGTTCTTCAAGCTTGTTGTTGGAACTCTCTCCGTCCCAGTCGATCTACCCGGCACAAATTATCGTTGTGGAATCCAA GCAAGAAAGAACATTGATAGGTTACTTAGCGAGTTGATGCAAGAGCGTAAAGATTCTGGAGAAACATTTACAGACATGTTAGGTTACTTGATGAAGAAGGAAGACAACAGATACCCATTAACCGATGAAGAGATAAGAGACCAAGTCGTAACGATCTTGTATTCAGGTTACGAAACTGTCTCTACTACCTCAATGATGGCTCTTAAGTACCTCTATGATCATCCAAAAGCTCTTGAAGAACTCAGA AAAGAGCATTTGACCATAAGGGAAAGAAAACGACAAGACGACCCACTCGATTTAGAGAATGTGAAGTCAATGAAGTTCACTCGAGCT GTGATTTTAGAGACATCAAGACTGGCAACAATCGTTAATGGGGTCCTGAGGAAAACTACCCGCGACATGGAAATCAACG GTTATTTAATTCCGAAAGGATGGAGAATTTACGTATACACGAGAGAAATTAATTACGACACAAATCTTTACAAGGACCCATTGATCTTTAATCCGTGGAGATGGATG GAGAAGAGCTTGGAGTCACAAAACTCATGCTTTGTGTTTGGAGGTGGGACAAGGCTTTGCCCTGGAAAGGAACTAGGGATTGTTGAGATATCGAGCTTCCTCCATTATTTTGTTACAAGATACAG ATGGGAGGAGATGGGAGGGGATAAACTAATGGTGTTTCCAAGAGTTTTTGCACCAAAGGGCTTTCATCTTAGGATTTCACCTTACTAA